One part of the Botrytis cinerea B05.10 chromosome 8, complete sequence genome encodes these proteins:
- the Bcltf5 gene encoding Bcltf5 translates to MLRNSLPQSKDEGISKIQDENLANPQPSDGIDGEGKKISKRKRGCLITTNACSSCKTARSKCDGERPCSRCIRRIQTGECFYGTHTKIVKEKLVESLNESHAINRMAERVFESLAVAGNEREVLNRIRNKDSIQDIAQWLGTTVDVKEQQSTLRIIDNEVDGLETSAFHWTTVTADKDVLHHLLSLYFTWVHPSHSLFNEQHFVNSMHNNSNEFCSSLLFNAICTMACYLHTILESDKTNYKELGQKFADVVKHNIDAEDISLMTIQAFAILFLIDCAQGHGMHASAYLEVASTSLMNFEHTGLGSDAYRQVWRDTVVGVNNLNIEWAQVTFRMPAALIIEVPATKSIEEIQKNEAEVDGMMWGMYRFPKDDDSVAKRHCLVATTNREKMNLMAIIRTINILMYNTDSSQIAASDILNLYGRLVAWREFLPSIISKTDSKDVQILPHVLSLHLLYATAVVQLLYPLLDLGLFDTSCLSSIVWQHTQQGLAVVDSYRAHYSCAYQPVLQVFAILNLTDVIVRFFPKINRELGKNDEEAVKLATEVLEQSLLSFPVAAIFTEKFREITKKILFPWPSKLDNLMYHQRSKSRSLLDEVIDVCTRATYIQPISSIQKRFATGIQSNWSMLSSGLGVVGSSKNASTLHRPLEKRVMQSLHYILDFPIKESSKP, encoded by the exons ATGCTTCGCAACTCTCTTCCGCAATCAAAAGACGAGGGCATATCCAAAATTCAGGATGAAAACTTAGCCAACCCACAACCATCCGATGGTATCgatggagagggaaagaagatttcTAAACGTAAAAGAGGATGTTTGATAACGACAAATGCATGCAGCAGTTGTAAAACAGCCCGATCAAAG TGTGATGGCGAACGACCTTGCAGTCGTTGTATTAGAAGAATTCAAACTGGAGAATGCTTCTATGGAACTCATACCAAAATTGTAAAAGAGAAACTAGTCGAATCGCTCAATGAGAGTCATGCAATCAATCGCATGGCAGAAAGGGTGTTTGAAAGCCTTGCAGTAGCGGGAAATGAACGCGAAGTCCTCAATCGAATAAGAAACAAGGACTCTATTCAAGATATAGCACAATGGCTAGGAACCACTGTCGATGTCAAAGAGCAGCAATCTACGTTACGAATCATTGACAATGAAGTTGATGGTCTAGAGACATCAGCTTTCCATTGGACAACAGTAACAGCCGACAAAGATGTTCTCCATCACTTACTATCTTTATACTTTACTTGGGTCCATCCTTCTCATTCTTTATTCAACGAACAGCATTTTGTGAATAGCATGCATAATAATTCCAATGAATTTTGCTCGTCCCTTTTGTTCAATGCTATATGCACTATGGCTTGCTATTTGCATACGATCTTGGAAAGCGACAAGACGAATTACAAAGAGCTAGGTCAAAAATTTGCTGATGTGGTAAAGCACAATATCGATGCCGAAGACATTAGTCTCATGACTATACAGGCTTTTGCAATTCTCTTTTTGATAGACTGTGCACAAGGACATGGAATGCATGCTTCAGCATACTTGGAAGTCGCAAGCACCTCATTAATGAATTTTGAGCATACCGGCCTTGGCAGTGATGCGTACCGGCAAGTTTGGCGTGACACCGTCGTTGGCGTTAATAATTTGAACAT TGAGTGGGCCCAGGTAACGTTCAGAATGCCAGCGGCTCTCATTATAGAGGTTCCTGCAACGAAATCCATCGAGGAAATCCAGAAAAACGAAGCCGAAGTTGATGGTATGATGTGGGGAATGTATAGATTCCCCAAGGATGATGATAGCGTCGCGAAGCGCCACTGCCTCGTTGCAACAACCAACCGAGAGAAAATGAATCTTATGGCTATAATTCGCACCATTAATATTCTAATGTATAATACCGACAGTTCTCAAATAGCGGCCTCGGACATTCTAAATCTCTATGGCAGATTGGTAGCTTGGCGTGAGTTTCTGCCAAGTATCATCAGCAAGACAGATAGCAAAGACGTACAGATATTGCCACACGTGCTTTCGCTTCA TTTGTTGTACGCTACGGCTGTTGTTCAGCTCCTCTATCCACTCCTGGACCTTGGACTGTTCGATACCTCTTGTCTAAGCTCAATCGTTTGGCAACATACACAGCAAGGTCTTGCTGTTGTTGATAGCTATCGCGCTCACTATAGTTGTGCCTATCAGCCCGTTTTACAAGTGTTCGCTATACTAAACCTGACAGATGTCATCGTTCGGTTTTTCCCCAAGATCAACCGAGAACTGGgaaaaaatgatgaagaagctgTTAAACTTGCCACAGAGGTATTGGAGCAATCTCTGTTAAGCTTCCCTGTGGCTGCAATATTTACAGAAAAGTTTCGGGAAATCACCAAGAAGATCTTATTTCCTTGGCCAAGCAAACTGGATAATCTCATGTATCACCAGAGAAGTAAATCAAGGTCTCTTTTGGATGAAGTCATTGATGTTTGTACTAGAGCCACCTATATTCAACCGATCAGTTCTATACAAAAAAGATTTGCGACAGGTATACAGTCGAACTGGTCGATGTTATCCTCCGGGTTAGGCGTTGTAGGGTCTTCTAAAAATGCTTCTACACTGCATCGGCCACTCGAGAAAAGAGTTATGCAAAGCCTTCATTACATACTTGATTTTCCAATCAAGGAATCAAGCAAGCCATGA
- the Bcltf5 gene encoding Bcltf5 — protein sequence MHAAVVKQPDQSSVQCDGERPCSRCIRRIQTGECFYGTHTKIVKEKLVESLNESHAINRMAERVFESLAVAGNEREVLNRIRNKDSIQDIAQWLGTTVDVKEQQSTLRIIDNEVDGLETSAFHWTTVTADKDVLHHLLSLYFTWVHPSHSLFNEQHFVNSMHNNSNEFCSSLLFNAICTMACYLHTILESDKTNYKELGQKFADVVKHNIDAEDISLMTIQAFAILFLIDCAQGHGMHASAYLEVASTSLMNFEHTGLGSDAYRQVWRDTVVGVNNLNIEWAQVTFRMPAALIIEVPATKSIEEIQKNEAEVDGMMWGMYRFPKDDDSVAKRHCLVATTNREKMNLMAIIRTINILMYNTDSSQIAASDILNLYGRLVAWREFLPSIISKTDSKDVQILPHVLSLHLLYATAVVQLLYPLLDLGLFDTSCLSSIVWQHTQQGLAVVDSYRAHYSCAYQPVLQVFAILNLTDVIVRFFPKINRELGKNDEEAVKLATEVLEQSLLSFPVAAIFTEKFREITKKILFPWPSKLDNLMYHQRSKSRSLLDEVIDVCTRATYIQPISSIQKRFATGIQSNWSMLSSGLGVVGSSKNASTLHRPLEKRVMQSLHYILDFPIKESSKP from the exons ATGCATGCAGCAGTTGTAAAACAGCCCGATCAAAG TTCCGTTCAGTGTGATGGCGAACGACCTTGCAGTCGTTGTATTAGAAGAATTCAAACTGGAGAATGCTTCTATGGAACTCATACCAAAATTGTAAAAGAGAAACTAGTCGAATCGCTCAATGAGAGTCATGCAATCAATCGCATGGCAGAAAGGGTGTTTGAAAGCCTTGCAGTAGCGGGAAATGAACGCGAAGTCCTCAATCGAATAAGAAACAAGGACTCTATTCAAGATATAGCACAATGGCTAGGAACCACTGTCGATGTCAAAGAGCAGCAATCTACGTTACGAATCATTGACAATGAAGTTGATGGTCTAGAGACATCAGCTTTCCATTGGACAACAGTAACAGCCGACAAAGATGTTCTCCATCACTTACTATCTTTATACTTTACTTGGGTCCATCCTTCTCATTCTTTATTCAACGAACAGCATTTTGTGAATAGCATGCATAATAATTCCAATGAATTTTGCTCGTCCCTTTTGTTCAATGCTATATGCACTATGGCTTGCTATTTGCATACGATCTTGGAAAGCGACAAGACGAATTACAAAGAGCTAGGTCAAAAATTTGCTGATGTGGTAAAGCACAATATCGATGCCGAAGACATTAGTCTCATGACTATACAGGCTTTTGCAATTCTCTTTTTGATAGACTGTGCACAAGGACATGGAATGCATGCTTCAGCATACTTGGAAGTCGCAAGCACCTCATTAATGAATTTTGAGCATACCGGCCTTGGCAGTGATGCGTACCGGCAAGTTTGGCGTGACACCGTCGTTGGCGTTAATAATTTGAACAT TGAGTGGGCCCAGGTAACGTTCAGAATGCCAGCGGCTCTCATTATAGAGGTTCCTGCAACGAAATCCATCGAGGAAATCCAGAAAAACGAAGCCGAAGTTGATGGTATGATGTGGGGAATGTATAGATTCCCCAAGGATGATGATAGCGTCGCGAAGCGCCACTGCCTCGTTGCAACAACCAACCGAGAGAAAATGAATCTTATGGCTATAATTCGCACCATTAATATTCTAATGTATAATACCGACAGTTCTCAAATAGCGGCCTCGGACATTCTAAATCTCTATGGCAGATTGGTAGCTTGGCGTGAGTTTCTGCCAAGTATCATCAGCAAGACAGATAGCAAAGACGTACAGATATTGCCACACGTGCTTTCGCTTCA TTTGTTGTACGCTACGGCTGTTGTTCAGCTCCTCTATCCACTCCTGGACCTTGGACTGTTCGATACCTCTTGTCTAAGCTCAATCGTTTGGCAACATACACAGCAAGGTCTTGCTGTTGTTGATAGCTATCGCGCTCACTATAGTTGTGCCTATCAGCCCGTTTTACAAGTGTTCGCTATACTAAACCTGACAGATGTCATCGTTCGGTTTTTCCCCAAGATCAACCGAGAACTGGgaaaaaatgatgaagaagctgTTAAACTTGCCACAGAGGTATTGGAGCAATCTCTGTTAAGCTTCCCTGTGGCTGCAATATTTACAGAAAAGTTTCGGGAAATCACCAAGAAGATCTTATTTCCTTGGCCAAGCAAACTGGATAATCTCATGTATCACCAGAGAAGTAAATCAAGGTCTCTTTTGGATGAAGTCATTGATGTTTGTACTAGAGCCACCTATATTCAACCGATCAGTTCTATACAAAAAAGATTTGCGACAGGTATACAGTCGAACTGGTCGATGTTATCCTCCGGGTTAGGCGTTGTAGGGTCTTCTAAAAATGCTTCTACACTGCATCGGCCACTCGAGAAAAGAGTTATGCAAAGCCTTCATTACATACTTGATTTTCCAATCAAGGAATCAAGCAAGCCATGA
- the Bcltf5 gene encoding Bcltf5 — MLRNSLPQSKDEGISKIQDENLANPQPSDGIDGEGKKISKRKRGCLITTNACSSCKTARSKCDGERPCSRCIRRIQTGECFYGTHTKIVKEKLVESLNESHAINRMAERVFESLAVAGNEREVLNRIRNKDSIQDIAQWLGTTVDVKEQQSTLRIIDNEVDGLETSAFHWTTVTADKDVLHHLLSLYFTWVHPSHSLFNEQHFVNSMHNNSNEFCSSLLFNAICTMACYLHTILESDKTNYKELGQKFADVVKHNIDAEDISLMTIQAFAILFLIDCAQGHGMHASAYLEVASTSLMNFEHTGLGSDAYRQVWRDTVVGVNNLNILSEWAQVTFRMPAALIIEVPATKSIEEIQKNEAEVDGMMWGMYRFPKDDDSVAKRHCLVATTNREKMNLMAIIRTINILMYNTDSSQIAASDILNLYGRLVAWREFLPSIISKTDSKDVQILPHVLSLHLLYATAVVQLLYPLLDLGLFDTSCLSSIVWQHTQQGLAVVDSYRAHYSCAYQPVLQVFAILNLTDVIVRFFPKINRELGKNDEEAVKLATEVLEQSLLSFPVAAIFTEKFREITKKILFPWPSKLDNLMYHQRSKSRSLLDEVIDVCTRATYIQPISSIQKRFATGIQSNWSMLSSGLGVVGSSKNASTLHRPLEKRVMQSLHYILDFPIKESSKP; from the exons ATGCTTCGCAACTCTCTTCCGCAATCAAAAGACGAGGGCATATCCAAAATTCAGGATGAAAACTTAGCCAACCCACAACCATCCGATGGTATCgatggagagggaaagaagatttcTAAACGTAAAAGAGGATGTTTGATAACGACAAATGCATGCAGCAGTTGTAAAACAGCCCGATCAAAG TGTGATGGCGAACGACCTTGCAGTCGTTGTATTAGAAGAATTCAAACTGGAGAATGCTTCTATGGAACTCATACCAAAATTGTAAAAGAGAAACTAGTCGAATCGCTCAATGAGAGTCATGCAATCAATCGCATGGCAGAAAGGGTGTTTGAAAGCCTTGCAGTAGCGGGAAATGAACGCGAAGTCCTCAATCGAATAAGAAACAAGGACTCTATTCAAGATATAGCACAATGGCTAGGAACCACTGTCGATGTCAAAGAGCAGCAATCTACGTTACGAATCATTGACAATGAAGTTGATGGTCTAGAGACATCAGCTTTCCATTGGACAACAGTAACAGCCGACAAAGATGTTCTCCATCACTTACTATCTTTATACTTTACTTGGGTCCATCCTTCTCATTCTTTATTCAACGAACAGCATTTTGTGAATAGCATGCATAATAATTCCAATGAATTTTGCTCGTCCCTTTTGTTCAATGCTATATGCACTATGGCTTGCTATTTGCATACGATCTTGGAAAGCGACAAGACGAATTACAAAGAGCTAGGTCAAAAATTTGCTGATGTGGTAAAGCACAATATCGATGCCGAAGACATTAGTCTCATGACTATACAGGCTTTTGCAATTCTCTTTTTGATAGACTGTGCACAAGGACATGGAATGCATGCTTCAGCATACTTGGAAGTCGCAAGCACCTCATTAATGAATTTTGAGCATACCGGCCTTGGCAGTGATGCGTACCGGCAAGTTTGGCGTGACACCGTCGTTGGCGTTAATAATTTGAACAT CCTCAGTGAGTGGGCCCAGGTAACGTTCAGAATGCCAGCGGCTCTCATTATAGAGGTTCCTGCAACGAAATCCATCGAGGAAATCCAGAAAAACGAAGCCGAAGTTGATGGTATGATGTGGGGAATGTATAGATTCCCCAAGGATGATGATAGCGTCGCGAAGCGCCACTGCCTCGTTGCAACAACCAACCGAGAGAAAATGAATCTTATGGCTATAATTCGCACCATTAATATTCTAATGTATAATACCGACAGTTCTCAAATAGCGGCCTCGGACATTCTAAATCTCTATGGCAGATTGGTAGCTTGGCGTGAGTTTCTGCCAAGTATCATCAGCAAGACAGATAGCAAAGACGTACAGATATTGCCACACGTGCTTTCGCTTCA TTTGTTGTACGCTACGGCTGTTGTTCAGCTCCTCTATCCACTCCTGGACCTTGGACTGTTCGATACCTCTTGTCTAAGCTCAATCGTTTGGCAACATACACAGCAAGGTCTTGCTGTTGTTGATAGCTATCGCGCTCACTATAGTTGTGCCTATCAGCCCGTTTTACAAGTGTTCGCTATACTAAACCTGACAGATGTCATCGTTCGGTTTTTCCCCAAGATCAACCGAGAACTGGgaaaaaatgatgaagaagctgTTAAACTTGCCACAGAGGTATTGGAGCAATCTCTGTTAAGCTTCCCTGTGGCTGCAATATTTACAGAAAAGTTTCGGGAAATCACCAAGAAGATCTTATTTCCTTGGCCAAGCAAACTGGATAATCTCATGTATCACCAGAGAAGTAAATCAAGGTCTCTTTTGGATGAAGTCATTGATGTTTGTACTAGAGCCACCTATATTCAACCGATCAGTTCTATACAAAAAAGATTTGCGACAGGTATACAGTCGAACTGGTCGATGTTATCCTCCGGGTTAGGCGTTGTAGGGTCTTCTAAAAATGCTTCTACACTGCATCGGCCACTCGAGAAAAGAGTTATGCAAAGCCTTCATTACATACTTGATTTTCCAATCAAGGAATCAAGCAAGCCATGA
- the Bcvms1 gene encoding Bcvms1, producing MEQRKEDITRRPLYVYDLPQDILATLARKDDSNDSNDDTYQADANPPTDTIERVTQTKPGDVGSKSCSLCGVNFYTVEDQKSHVRSDFHNYNLKQKIRGAKAVTEIEFEKLVGDLDESLSGSDSSDTEEDEEDGGRKETTLSSLLKKQAVIASTSNEFDDNPGLRKRTRGSGKAPMIWFTTPTMPKNTYLGIYRAIFTNEELEKEIPMHEIVQRKQLSPKPQIKVPVNSEGVPLPESYKGPHIFMCMIGGGHFAAMVVSLAPKQVKNPQATTGPLTKEAVVLAHKTFHRYTTRRKQGGAQSANDSAKGAAHSAGSSLRRYNEQALQDEVRQLLTSWKGMIDTSELLFIRATGTTNRRTLFGPYDDQVLKQNDPRIRGFPFSTKRATQNELMRSFVELTRVKILEVDEEALAAKRAAIISAQQSLAAKKEAAAASKPQPKKLTEEEETALLHTSQLQSLIRRSKLPALLSYLQTNSVSPNFQFQPEEQNYHAPTPLHLAASLNSKLLVEGLLLKGNANPTIKNGDGKTAFELCGERSTRDAFRVCRYELPSPKGYNWENSNVPSGLSRVEAGKRDAREKEEENKKKMEEKRLDDERLAKEEEERERERNLKGGGKFSSRGGKGKIVGAGVQASGQEKREQEMRDMTPEMKMRVERERRARAAEERMKRLG from the exons ATGGAGCAACGAAAGGAGGATATAACTAGAAGACCATTATATG TCTATGACCTTCCACAAGATATTCTAGCAACACTCGCGCGCAAAGACGATTCCAATGACTCCAATGACGACACCTACCAAGCAGATGCCAATCCACCTACAGACACGATCGAGCGAGTTACACAAACTAAACCCGGAGATGTGGGATCAAAGTCCTGTTCGTTGTGCGGTGTAAACTTTTATACCGTGGAGGACCAAAAGAGTCATGTACGATCGGATTTCCATAACTATAATTTAAAGCAAAAGATTCGAGGGGCAAAAGCTGTTACGGAAATTGAGTTCGAGAAGTTGGTAGGAGACCTCGACGAAAGTCTTTCAGGGTCTGATTCATCAGATAcggaggaagatgaagaagacggGGGGCGCAAAGAAACGACACTGAGCTCATTGCTCAAGAAGCAAGCTGTTATAGCATCAACGAGCAATGAATTTGACGACAATCCCGGGTTAAGGAAAAGGACGAGAGGCTCTGGAAAGGCTCCAATGATATGGTTTACAACACCTACGATGCCCAAGAACACTTACCTTGGGATATACCGGGCGATTTTTACAAATGAAGAGCTAGAAAAGGAAATCCCAATGCATGAAATTGTTCAGCGAAAGCAACTCTCTCCGAAACCTCAGATCAAAGTGCCAGTCAATAGTGAAGGTGTTCCGTTACCAGAATCCTACAAAGGTCCTCATATCTTCATGTGTATGATAGGAGGTGGTCATTTTGCTGCCATGGTCGTATCTCTTGCTCCTAAACAAGTCAAGAACCCACAGGCTACAACTGGTCCATTGACTAAAGAAGCAGTGGTACTCGCTCACAAAACCTTTCATCGATACACTACCCGTCGCAAACAAGGAGGAGCACAGTCTGCCAATGATTCCGCAAAAGGAGCCGCTCATAGTGCTGGATCTAGTCTCCGTCGTTACAACGAACAAGCTCTACAAGATGAAGTACGACAACTTCTCACTTCATGGAAAGGCATGATAGACACTTCTGAATTGCTGTTCATTCGTGCCACTGGTACCACTAATCGGCGTACTCTATTTGGACCATATGATGACCAAGtattaaaacaaaatgaTCCTCGGATTCGTGGATTCCCATTTAGCACGAAAAGAGCCACGCAAAACGAACTTATGCGCTCCTTCGTCGAACTCACGCGTGTCAAAATTCTTGAAGTAGACGAAGAAGCCCTCGCGGCTAAACGTGCAGCCATTATTTCGGCACAACAATCCCTCGCCGCCAAAAaagaagcagcagcagcatcaAAACCTCAACCCAAGAAACTaaccgaagaagaagaaacagcACTTCTACATACATCACAATTGCAATCCCTAATCCGTCGTTCAAAGCTTCCCGCTCTATTATCTTACCTCCAAACAAACTCCGTATCTCCAAACTTCCAATTTCAACCCGAAGAACAAAATTATCATGCTCCTACCCCCTTACATTTAGCCGCAAgcttgaattcaaaattgttaGTTGAGGGGCTACTACTAAAAGGAAATGCGAATCCGACAATTaaaaatggagatgggaaaaCGGCTTTCGAATTATGCGGGGAGAGAAGTACGAGGGATGCTTTCCGAGTTTGTAGATACGAATTACCTTCTCCTAAAGGATATAATTGGGAAAACTCAAACGTTCCTTCAGGGCTGAGTAGAGTAGAAGCGGGAAAAAGAGACGcgagggaaaaggaagaggaaaataagaagaaaatggaagaaaagaggttAGACGATGAGAGGTTAGcgaaagaggaggaggagagggagagagagagaaatcttaaaggaggaggaaaatTTAGTAGTAGAGGCGGAAAGGGAAAGATTGTAGGGGCGGGCGTACAGGCTAGTGGacaggagaagagagaacaGGAAATGAGAGATATGACGCcggaaatgaagatgagggttgagagagagaggagggcaAGAGCTGCGGaggaaagaatgaagaggTTGGGGTAG